CAGCCTGCATTCGAGCCGGCAGGAAGGCAGCGTCTGATCTCCTCTTCATCTGCCGAGGTAAGCGCATCCAACAGAAGGTGATTGCGCGCCGCACTTCGCCGGGAGAAGTGCAGGGCGAGCTTCGCCAGGAACGTATCGGTCATATCCACATCCAGCGGCTTCAGGAAGTAATCCAAAGCCCCGTAGCGCAGCGCTTCCTGGGCGTATTCAAATTCCGCATACCCGCTTATAATGACGAATTCCGAGTCTATGCCCTGCGCTTTGGCCCGCTTCATCAGATCGAGCCCGGAAATCTCCGGCATCCGGATATCTGTGACCACCAGATCCGGCTCCTGCAAGGCGATGGCTTCCCACGCCTGATATGCACTTGTGAACTGTCCCGAGATTTCAAAGCCATACTGCTCCCAGTCAAAGGCATTGCTGATCCCTCTAATCGCCCACGACTCATCATCTACAATAATGACCTTGTACATGGATATCCTCCTGAGACTGTGGATTCTTCTGATGTGGTTACACAAAGGAAATGCGGATAAACCAGGCCAATGAACAGCCGGTGGTTTATCCGTATTTCAGATGTTACTTCTTATTCGCTGTGACTTCCCTGTAGTTCTTCACATTCTCTTCCTGAACCGCTTTACCGCCGGCATCCATGTATTCTTTGACCAGCTTATCGTACAAGGCGTCGAATTCGGACTCCTTGGCCACGATCAACCGGTCAATCATCTGCTTGTTCATATCGCCCAGCGTCTTGCCGTATTTGATGTTGGATTCGTTCGGTACCCCGTAATAGAAGGATGAATAGCCGTCTGTTGTGTTAATTTTGTACGATTCCATAGCGAGTTCCTCATATTGCTTATCCCCGGAGGCCAGGGCTGCGGCATAGGTTTTGACGTTCTTTTCGGTGTCACCCAGCTCAGCGCCGTTAACAATCATCGTATAATCCATGTTCAAATTACTCATCTGCATTTTCTCGCCGGTCTGTGATATCCCTTGCGGAATGCCGTCTTTCAGCGTATGGTGAACGCCTTCTTCACCGAACTGCAGGAAGAACATCACCTCCGGGTCCGCCATCCAGTTCAGATATTTGACCGCCAGCTCCGCGTTTTTGCTGCTTTTGGGAATGAAGGAGAAGATTCCGTTCTCATTATATACCTCTTTGAGGTATTTGCCTTCGGCATTTTTGAAGGTATCCACCGGAACATAGTGGGCATCCGGCGAGTTTTGCTTCAGTGGTTCACGGATTTTCTGGGTCATCGGATAATCCCAGTTGGCGGCATAGAAGCCGACCTTGCCGTTGGTGACATCGGCATCCGCCTGCTTGGTGGTTTTGTCCAGGGCAAAATCGGGGCTGATCAGCTTCTCATTATACAGCTTATTCAGCCATTTGTAGGCATCTTTGTTGCCCGGCTTCAGCCAGTTCGGCGTGGTGACGAATTCCTCCTCTGACATCTGGCCCCAGAAGGATTGAACGAGGTTGCCGAAGGTGTAGTTCATGCCGGCTGCCGCCGTTGCCCAGGGAATGACGCCGTTCACATTGCCCGGGTTCTTGTCGCGGAAGGCCACCAGCGTATTGTATAACTCATCTCTATTGGTCGGAAGCGGCATCCCGAGCTTGTCGAGCCAATCCTTACGGATGAACATCCCGTTCCAGGCCAGCAGGGTGCGCTTGCCCGGGATGGATACCTGCTTGTCGTTATATTTGCCGTAAGCGAGAACGTTCTCCCCGAGATAAGCCTTTAATTGCTGGCCGTGGCTCTCCAGCAGCTCGTCGAGCGTGTAGAGGCCGTCACTTTTGGCAAAGCGGGTCACCAGTGTCCCGTCATAGGTGAACGAGATGTCCGGAGCCTGGCCCGCAGCCATTAATACGTTCAGCTTATCAACCTCCTGGGACCGGGGAACCGGTACATATTCCACAATGGCGTTATTCGGCTTGCCGAAATGCTCATTCACATATTTCGTCCAGAAATTATTATTCAGATCCGGCTGGCCCTGAACCCCTCTGTCGAACACCTCCACCGTCAGCTTTGCAGGAGGATCAGAAGGAGATTTTGCTGCATTAGACGACTCCGGCGCGGCTGTCTCTTTGCTCTCTTTGCCACTTTCGCCACAGCCCGCTGCAACGCCGGCCAGCAGCACGGTGCTGCACAGAACGGCCGATATTTTCTTAATGCCTGTCTTCACGGTATACCACCCTTTCATCTCTTATCATGATAGTAATCCAGATTATAGCTTTCTTGCCCAGGCAGCTTCAACTTCCCCCAGCCAAGCATTCCCCCTTCCTTGGAGTGTACCGCTTCAG
The sequence above is a segment of the Paenibacillus sp. FSL R7-0204 genome. Coding sequences within it:
- a CDS encoding extracellular solute-binding protein; the encoded protein is MKTGIKKISAVLCSTVLLAGVAAGCGESGKESKETAAPESSNAAKSPSDPPAKLTVEVFDRGVQGQPDLNNNFWTKYVNEHFGKPNNAIVEYVPVPRSQEVDKLNVLMAAGQAPDISFTYDGTLVTRFAKSDGLYTLDELLESHGQQLKAYLGENVLAYGKYNDKQVSIPGKRTLLAWNGMFIRKDWLDKLGMPLPTNRDELYNTLVAFRDKNPGNVNGVIPWATAAAGMNYTFGNLVQSFWGQMSEEEFVTTPNWLKPGNKDAYKWLNKLYNEKLISPDFALDKTTKQADADVTNGKVGFYAANWDYPMTQKIREPLKQNSPDAHYVPVDTFKNAEGKYLKEVYNENGIFSFIPKSSKNAELAVKYLNWMADPEVMFFLQFGEEGVHHTLKDGIPQGISQTGEKMQMSNLNMDYTMIVNGAELGDTEKNVKTYAAALASGDKQYEELAMESYKINTTDGYSSFYYGVPNESNIKYGKTLGDMNKQMIDRLIVAKESEFDALYDKLVKEYMDAGGKAVQEENVKNYREVTANKK